A segment of the Aureliella helgolandensis genome:
ATGGCGATCAAATCGGGCTCCAATTCAAGGAAGCGATCGATCACAAAGTGGTAGTGTTCGATTTTCAACTGACCGGTAAAGTGCAGGTCGGAGAGATGCCCAATCTTGATACCGTCAGCCAGTGCCAAAGGGCGAGGAAGCTCCAGTTCTTTTCGGTTGACTTCCAGCTGTGTTATCTGGTTGCCAGGGATTCTGGCCAGCAACCCGGTCTGGGAATCGGCGGTACTGCAACCGCCGATCTCTTGAGCCACGTTGTAGGGCTGGGCGGTCAACTGCAGCAACTGCCTGGGAGCCCGCAGGCCCCACCGCGTGCCAATCCACCGCGGCGTTTGTAGAATTAGGCTAGCTAGGCTGAGCAGAATCCATCCGCTAACTGGCCAGGCTCCTGTCGGGAGCCAACTGCCGCTATCCCACAACCAAGTCTGGCAGGCGGGCCAGTACGCCGTCATGACGCTCAAGGGAATTGCAAAGCAAGCCAAAATCGCCAGCTTCTCGAGCGATTTCGTCATCTTGCGGGGGAGTCCCGTCGCGTTGACTCGGTTGAAGCAATACAACCAGAAGCCGCAATTGCCAACGCACGCAGCGAGCAGGGTAAACCAGGGAAAAGCAGAGGGCATCAATGAACCTGAGAGTCGACTAGAGGGGATCCCGAGTTGGCTGAGGACCATCGAGTACGATCTCTACAACGCCCAAGAGCTGTGCCAATTTGAAGGGCTTATAGAGCAAGGCTTTGGGATGCAAGCCAGCCTGCCGAGCTTTCACGATCGAGTGGCCGGGGTCGTAGCCGAAACCGGTCATCAGTGCCATCGGAACGCGTTCGGTAATCTGCAGCAATCGCAACATGAGTTGGTATCCGCTGTAATCTGGCAGATTGACGGCTGAGATGACCACGTCATAGGCAGCATCGAGCCGGCTGTTGCGATACATGCTACCTGCTTCGTCACCTGAATGGGCCGCTTCGACGATACAGCCAAAGCGTTCGAGGAGCATATGGGCGTCGTTCAAGACCTGCAGGTCGGAATCCACCACTAAGATCCGCTTACCACGTAGTTTGTGGTGCAATTGTTCGGTGCAGCCAGCGGGTAAAGCTTCGGCGGGAGCCATTTTTTGGCCAATTTGCTGGATGACCCTGCGAATGTCGCGTGCCTCCTGCAAGATTCGTTGAAGTCGGTCGACGACTTCAGGGTCTTGGCCGATGTACTTCTCAATAACGCTCACCGCGTCATTGAGGATGTGATCCACTGGCAACGCCACTGCACTGTGAATGGCCTCACAGCTCTGCTGAGCCGCGTTGTTCTTTTGCGCGACCAACAATTCAAGAGTGTTTAGAGCCACAGCGACGTCGCGCGAGAAGATCTCGAGAAATTGCAAGTCGGTGGAATCGAAGGCACAGACAACATTGCTCTCGACATTGATTGTACCGATGATGGTGTCGTGCAGGATGAGCGGCACCGTTAGTGAACTGGCGGCTCCCGCAAATGCTTGAAGGTAGAGCGGATCTTGCCGTGCATCTTCGCAGAGATAGCTCTTGCCCGTGGAGGCTACGTAGCCGGTGACACCATTGCCCTGTGGCCGCGCATACAATTTTCGATCGGCTGCCTCTTGGTTGATGCCCACGCTGAGCAGCGGCATGAGGTTGCCGGTCGACTGCTCTAGAAGGCGGATCTCAATCACTTCCACATTCAGCAAATCGGCCGTGTAGTAGCGAATGTTGTCCTTGAGCAATTCGATCCTCGCGCTGGTATCCATGGCGAAGATCTCATCGGGCTTCAAGTCCGTGAGCTGTAGTCCAGCCTGGTGAATTGCGGCTAGCTTTTGTTGTTGCAGGATTTCGCTTGTAATGTCGCTAACCGTGGCCACTAACGCTGCATTGTCGGTGGCCGCATCGGTTAGCGGTGCGACGTGGACTTGGTAATACCGATTGTCGTCCGTCTGCAACGTGCTGCTGCTGCTCATCCCAGTTGCCAATGCCGTATGGAACGGGCAGAAATCGGGGCCCATGATCTGCGGATTTCCCAAGATCGCATAGAAGTTATGGCCACCGGGAGATTCCAGGGGCGACCACATGCGCAGTCGGCTGTTGGCCCAGGTGACAATCATCTCGGAATTGATGAGAGCCACCCCATCGGGCATGCCATCCAAGATGCGCTCGCTCTGAAGAAGCCGCACGAATCCATCTTCGTTCGCACCTTCCCCACCATCGAGAAATACCCCTGAGTAGTTATATCGGGAGAGTTTGGAAAGCGCCTCTACTGGATTGCTTACCTCATCCACCATAAGGGATGGGGGGAATTCGATCCGATCGGGAGCGGCGGCGGGAGTCTCACCGGTAGTCGTGATTGGGCTTATTCGGAGAATCTTTTGTGGCGTCATCTGCCAAGTGCTCCCAAGCGATCCAAATTAATACCTGAACAGACTCGATACCGCGGACTGCTACTACTTACAAAGAGTGTTCGTCCCTAGCCCTACTGACTATGTCGCAGCACTGCTGCTACGATACTATCTTGCAGTTCTGCTCGGCTTGCGTTGGGCAGTCTGAGCACCCTGCTAAAGCAATCTTCGAGGGCGCCTCAATCAGCTATCTTTTCTATTTCAATTTAATAGTCCAGATAAGTATACGGATCGGCATTTCAAACAGCAACGTCCTGAAAAATCATAGCGGAATTCCAACCCTAGATGCCCTAGAAACTTGTGCGATGCAACGCAAGGTCAATCGCGGTGGCTCGTCGAATTGCAGTGCGGCGTGATATCCTCCCGCGAGCTCGATTCACGGTGCAGTGTCCGCCTTAGGGGGTTGCCGTAGGCAGCTTGATCCGTCTTCCATATTCGCGCCGTATGCGTGGAGTGGAATCTTCGATTTATCAACCATTTCCAAGTTGCTTTTGCTTAAACGGAGTTTATTCGGGAAGGAGTTTTTGAGCGAGTTGGGGTGGTAGACCTTGACGACTGGGCGCTTTCGAAAAAATACGGAAAATATAGCAACTATGGCTCGCGTAACGTCCACTATCAGCTAAACTCTCAGGACAAAGTGCACCCAAACTCGCCAACAGCGGGGGAAATGCACATTGCAATGCTAGCTTCAATAAATGAAGCATGGGACTAACCTCTGTGGTTAGGTTTCCACAGAGGGCTGGAGCATACGCAACTCAATTTACGTACCTTGTTTACACGGTGTATCAAGGTTTTGCCGGGCTAGCCCGTCGGCCAAGTTGGTTCCTCGAGAGGAGATCCTCATGAAGTTTCGCCCATTTTTCGCTTTGATGGGACTAGCCGCTATGTGCGTTGCCAGTTCCCTTCAAGCACAATGCAACAGCTGTGGTGGCTGTAGCTCGTGTGGCACTGTCGCCACTTCCGGTTGTTCGTCCTGCGGTGGCAATGGTGCCGCTGGTATGGCTGGCAACGGATCCGCTTGTGGATGTGGCGTTAGCTACACCACGAAGACCGTCATGGTTCCTCAGTATGTATCTGAGACCCAAACCGTGACCGTTACCGAAATGAAGCAAGAAACCCGTCAACGCACTGTAAACGTTGTCAAGAGTGTGCCAAGCACTGAAACCCGCACACGCACCATCACCAAGATGGTTCCCCGTCAAGAAACCAAGACTCAGGAATACACTGAGATGGTTCCTTCGGTAACTCAAGAAACCTACACCGTTCAAGTACCTGTTACTACGCAAGTGGACCAAGAGTACACCGTTTCCGTTCCTAAGATGGAAACCATCGAAGTTCCTTATACCGTTTCGGTTCCTTACACTGAAGTGCAACAACAAGAATACACTGTCAATGTTCCGGTTACGGAAATGATTGAGCAGTCGTACACCGTTTGTGTGCCTTACACCGAAATGATCGAGCAGAGCTACGTTGTCAACGTGCCTTACACCGAAACTGTAACGCGCAACTACAACGTTCAAGTTCCTCATACGGAAACTGTTGAGCAAAGCTACCAAGTACGTGTTCCTTACCAAGAAACCGTAACCGCGACTCGTAACGTATGCCAACGCATTCCTGTTACGTCCTACCGCACTGTTTCCCGCGATATGGGCAGCTACCAAACTGAGCAAGTACAAGTTCCTTGTGGCACTAGCCACTCGGCTGGACATGCTCATGGTGGACGTCGTCTAGGTGGCCGTCTGTGCGGTGGTTGCCGAGCTAGCACTTGTGGTAGCTGTGGCGGATGCAGCAGCTGCGGAAGCTGCAACAGCGGCTGTGACAGCTGTGGTGGCGGTGCTGCTGGCGGTTGTGCTCCTGCAATGACGACTGTTTGCCGTCGCGTTTGGGTTCCTAATGTCGTTACGGAACAAGTTCCTTACACGTCCTACACCACCCAAACCGTTCAACAGCCTTACACCTACACGGTCAACAAGTGCCGCGTTGAAACTCGCACTCGTTCGGTTAACGTAACTCGTTACACCACCGAAACTCAGTCGCGTGAAGTTGCGGTACAACGTTGCCGTCAAGAAACGAAAGTACGTCAAGTACCAGTAACTCGCATGCGTCAAGAAACTCGTACTCGTCAAGTACCTGTTACCAAGTGCGTACAAGAAACTCGTACTCGTGACATCACTGTTACCAAGTGCCGTCAAGAAGAGCGAACTCGTCAACAACAAGTTTGCAAGATGGTTCAAGAAACTCGCACTCGCAAAGTGAATCAAACCACTTGCACCAGCGAAGAGCGTACCCGCGACGTAACGACCATGGTTCCAACGACCAAGACTCGTGAGTACACCGTCACGGTTTGCGAGCCAGTTTCGGAAGAGCAAGAATACCAAGTTACGGTGTACAACCAAGTAACCGAAGAGAAGACCGAAGACTACACCGTTTGCGTACCTGTTCAGGTCCAAAAGGAAGTCCAAGTACAGAAGTGCGTGATGGTTGCTCAAGAAGTAACCGTTCCTGTCAGCAACGGCTGTGGCGGCGCTGTTAGCGCTTGCGGCGGAAGTGCTGGTTGTGCAAGTGCTGGTTGTGCAAGTGCTGGTTGTGGCGGCTGCGGAGCAGCTGTCTCCAGCGGTTGTGGCTGCCGTTAGTTCGCAGCGGACTTCTGACTAAATTGGTCAGAATCTAGAATCTAAAAGCCAGCGGTCCAGTGTGATCGCTGGCTTTTTTCGTTTCCATTGGACACCGCTTCCATTACCTGGGCTATCCCCAGCCCGCCAAACGGCCAGCCAACCTCGCTGCATCGGCCGGATCTCTATGGGGCACGTGCGAGGATGACGGGCGTTTTCGAACCCACCCAAGATTCATAAGCCGAATCGCACCACAGCCACAGCGCCCCCAGACTTCTGTCGGCCGCGGGTTGATTCGACCCGTGGCAATCCGCCCGCGTCCCGCGATTGTTGGTTGCAACGCGCAACGCCGACTCATTGGTCATCTACCGCCTCTCCGCTGTATCGATGGGAGACTTGTCGGCAGGAGGGGAGTTCTTGCAGGGCAGTTCCACGTCTGGTGAAGCCCGCGCGAGAATGAGAGGCTTGGGCAAACCCTTAGGGCTGGACTCCCGGTAGATGCTGACTGGCACTTGCTCACTGCGGCTGGTTTCGCCGTCGACTACCGCCCCATCAATTTCGCCCACCAGGATTTTTCTTCGCGCAAGGGGACGGGTTTGAAGGGCTCCATCGGCTGAGTTGCGTAAACGCTCCCTTGAG
Coding sequences within it:
- a CDS encoding metallophosphoesterase; this encodes MPSAFPWFTLLAACVGNCGFWLYCFNRVNATGLPRKMTKSLEKLAILACFAIPLSVMTAYWPACQTWLWDSGSWLPTGAWPVSGWILLSLASLILQTPRWIGTRWGLRAPRQLLQLTAQPYNVAQEIGGCSTADSQTGLLARIPGNQITQLEVNRKELELPRPLALADGIKIGHLSDLHFTGQLKIEHYHFVIDRFLELEPDLIAITGDIIDYQKCLPWLAPVLGRLRAPLGCYFIFGNHDCRLKDVDQLAHLLKGLGHRDAGEQSHCTQTPSGLNLQIVGNERPWLNRLAEPPPSALPCTSPDITLRLGLSHSPDQIEWARRLELDVMLAGHTHGGQVRFPLLGPIVAPSHYGSRFASGVFYMPPTLMHVSRGVAGTHPIRWRCLPEVSLLTLRSPKTS
- a CDS encoding hybrid sensor histidine kinase/response regulator: MTPQKILRISPITTTGETPAAAPDRIEFPPSLMVDEVSNPVEALSKLSRYNYSGVFLDGGEGANEDGFVRLLQSERILDGMPDGVALINSEMIVTWANSRLRMWSPLESPGGHNFYAILGNPQIMGPDFCPFHTALATGMSSSSTLQTDDNRYYQVHVAPLTDAATDNAALVATVSDITSEILQQQKLAAIHQAGLQLTDLKPDEIFAMDTSARIELLKDNIRYYTADLLNVEVIEIRLLEQSTGNLMPLLSVGINQEAADRKLYARPQGNGVTGYVASTGKSYLCEDARQDPLYLQAFAGAASSLTVPLILHDTIIGTINVESNVVCAFDSTDLQFLEIFSRDVAVALNTLELLVAQKNNAAQQSCEAIHSAVALPVDHILNDAVSVIEKYIGQDPEVVDRLQRILQEARDIRRVIQQIGQKMAPAEALPAGCTEQLHHKLRGKRILVVDSDLQVLNDAHMLLERFGCIVEAAHSGDEAGSMYRNSRLDAAYDVVISAVNLPDYSGYQLMLRLLQITERVPMALMTGFGYDPGHSIVKARQAGLHPKALLYKPFKLAQLLGVVEIVLDGPQPTRDPL